In one window of Dehalococcoidia bacterium DNA:
- a CDS encoding phosphotransferase, with product MGKLSIPRSPQEISPEWLTAALRDNDVIREANVVSVASESIGAGAGFLGQLARITVTYDRDEAGAPTAMVAKLPALDPGGRGVANLFRFYEREIRFYEDIAADVNMSVPKRYYSAMDVEGDEYLLLIEDMAPAVVGDEAPGCAAEQAELAISSLAKFQAAWWNSPKLDKLDWMPAVNGPVQQVAAGAYQQAWGTFCQFAGDKLSPALVKLGEQLQHHVLDVLDALAPAPLTIIHGDFRGDNVFYGDGVSTPAFRAIDWQISCKGRGVFDVAYFLSTSVTPEVRKAHEERLVRLWHDIISDQNDTKDYTYDDAFYDYRLSALFMHVYTVVAIGSLDSANERGLFLFNEWLRRRATAIEELSCDELTAKVFK from the coding sequence ATGGGCAAGTTGAGCATTCCCCGTAGCCCTCAGGAGATCTCGCCGGAGTGGCTCACCGCGGCATTGCGCGACAACGACGTCATCCGCGAAGCGAACGTCGTGTCGGTGGCATCGGAAAGCATCGGCGCCGGTGCTGGTTTCCTCGGCCAACTCGCCAGGATCACGGTCACGTACGACCGCGACGAGGCCGGCGCTCCGACGGCGATGGTCGCCAAGCTGCCCGCACTCGACCCCGGTGGCCGCGGCGTCGCCAACCTCTTCCGCTTTTACGAGCGCGAGATCCGGTTCTACGAAGACATCGCCGCGGACGTCAACATGTCCGTCCCGAAGCGCTACTACAGCGCGATGGACGTCGAAGGCGACGAGTACCTGCTCCTGATCGAAGACATGGCGCCCGCAGTCGTAGGCGATGAAGCCCCGGGATGCGCCGCCGAACAGGCCGAACTTGCCATCAGCAGCCTCGCGAAGTTCCAGGCCGCATGGTGGAACTCTCCGAAGCTCGACAAGCTCGACTGGATGCCGGCTGTCAACGGGCCCGTGCAGCAGGTGGCCGCGGGGGCGTACCAACAGGCATGGGGGACGTTCTGCCAGTTCGCCGGCGACAAGCTCTCGCCCGCGCTGGTGAAGCTTGGCGAACAGCTACAGCATCATGTGCTCGACGTACTCGACGCGCTTGCGCCCGCGCCGCTCACGATCATTCACGGCGACTTCCGCGGCGACAACGTGTTCTATGGCGACGGCGTTAGTACGCCAGCCTTCCGCGCCATCGACTGGCAGATCTCGTGCAAGGGGCGCGGCGTGTTCGACGTCGCCTATTTCCTGTCAACGAGCGTCACGCCGGAGGTCCGCAAGGCGCATGAGGAGCGGCTGGTGCGCCTCTGGCACGACATCATCAGCGACCAGAACGACACGAAAGACTACACCTACGATGACGCGTTCTACGATTACCGCTTGTCGGCGTTGTTCATGCATGTCTACACGGTGGTCGCCATCGGCTCGCTCGACAGCGCCAACGAGCGCGGCCTCTTCCTCTTCAACGAATGGCTGCGGCGCCGCGCAACAGCCATCGAAGAACTGAGCTGCGACGAACTGACCGCAAAGGTCTTCAAGTAG